The Arachis hypogaea cultivar Tifrunner chromosome 16, arahy.Tifrunner.gnm2.J5K5, whole genome shotgun sequence genome contains a region encoding:
- the LOC112754346 gene encoding probable glycosyltransferase At5g03795 — protein MANNWRCSSCNCFLWRGSSSSESYSSSSSTKLLLFMLPLLVVAGLISVLGPNNPSNLVDIAKKPLSDASVTVTTVESPPLTKVVKKKQRGEGLVVVAVNNAHGGKQEEAKAISETLFNHSSTPSLPIQAIETFIQSNTTGGILNASSKTWPIVGSMNESYYNPIETPRPQRKFSILDRTEAGLLQARVAIREAKNRSQLQDIDYVPIGPMYHNAKAFHRSYLEMEKQFRVYVYEEGEHPVFHNGPCKNIYSIEGNFIHGIEMNDRFRTRDPEKAHVYFLPFSVAMMVQFVYVRDSRDFGPIRKTVTDYVNLVAGRYPYWNRSLGADHFMLSCHDWGPEASFSVPNLGKNSIRVLCNANTSEGFKPTKDVSLPEINLLTGTLDGFLGGPSASKRPVLAFFAGGLHGPVRPVLLEHWENKGEDIQVHKYLPKDVSYYTMLRKSKFCLCPSGYEVASPRVVEAIYTGCVPVLISDHYVPPFSDVLNWKAFSVEVSVKDIPRLKEILLSISPRQYIRMQRRVGQIRRHFEVHSPPKRFDVFHMILHSVWLRRLNFRIHDDL, from the exons ATGGCTAACAACTGGAGATGCAGTAGTTGTAATTGTTTTTTGTGGAGGGGCTCATCATCATCAGagtcttattcttcttcttcatcaacgAAGCTATTGTTGTTCATGTTACCTCTTCTAGTCGTTGCTGGGCTTATTTCAGTGTTAGGTCCCAACAACCCCTCCAATTTAGTTGATATTGCTAAAAAGCCCCTCTCAGATGCCTCTGTTACTGTCACCACGGTGGAGTCACCGCCGCTAACTAAAGTAGTGAAGAAGAAGCAACGCGGGGAAGGGCTGGTGGTGGTGGCCGTCAATAATGCTCACGGCGGAAAACAGGAGGAGGCCAAAGCAATCTCCGAAACACTCTTCAATCACTCCTCTACTCCCTCACTTCCCATTCAGGCCATAGAAACGTTTATTCAATCT AACACCACCGGGGGAATTCTCAATGCCTCCTCCAAAACCTGGCCCATCGTGGGTTCCATGAATGAATCTTATTACAACCCTATTGAAACACCGAGGCCGCAAAGAAAATTCAGCATTTTAGATAGAACTGAAGCTGGTCTACTACAAGCTCGAGTTGCAATTAGAGAAGCAAAAAACAGGAGTCAATTACAAGATATAGACTATGTTCCAATTGGACCAATGTATCATAATGCTAAAGCATTTCACAG GAGTTACTTAGAGATGGAGAAACAGTTCAGGGTATATGTGTACGAAGAAGGGGAACATCCTGTGTTCCATAACGGCCCTTGCAAGAACATATACTCCATAGAGGGGAATTTCATCCATGGCATTGAGATGAACGACCGATTCCGAACAAGAGATCCTGAGAAAGCACATGTATACTTCCTTCCTTTTAGCGTAGCAATGATGGTGCAATTCGTCTATGTACGTGACTCTCGTGATTTCGGACCCATACGGAAAACCGTCACTGACTATGTCAATCTCGTAGCCGGAAGATATCCATATTGGAACCGAAGCTTAGGTGCTGATCATTTCATGCTCTCTTGTCATGATTGG GGGCCGGAGGCATCATTTTCGGTACCAAACTTGGGGAAGAATTCAATTCGAGTGCTGTGCAATGCTAACACATCGGAGGGATTCAAACCTACAAAGGACGTGTCTCTTCCCGAAATAAATCTCCTAACCGGAACATTAGACGGTTTCCTTGGTGGGCCATCTGCATCAAAGCGTCCAGTTCTAGCTTTCTTTGCTGGTGGGCTTCACGGGCCCGTTAGGCCCGTTCTTCTGGAGCACTGGGAGAACAAAGGCGAGGACATTCAGGTCCACAAGTACCTACCAAAGGATGTGTCCTACTACACAATGCTGAGGAAAAGCAAGTTCTGTCTTTGTCCAAGTGGGTACGAGGTTGCAAGCCCAAGGGTAGTTGAGGCAATTTACACTGGTTGTGTACCAGTGCTGATTTCGGACCATTATGTCCCTCCGTTCAGTGATGTGTTGAATTGGAAAGCGTTCTCCGTTGAGGTTTCGGTTAAGGATATTCCTAGATTGAAGGAGATTTTGTTGAGCATTTCTCCTAGGCAGTATATAAGGATGCAGAGAAGAGTGGGACAAATTAGGAGACATTTTGAGGTACATTCTCCACCAAAGAGGTTTGATGTATTCCATATGATCCTTCATTCCGTGTGGCTCAGACGGTTAAACTTTAGAATTCATGATGATCTATAA